Proteins encoded together in one Nitrospirota bacterium window:
- the rpoC gene encoding DNA-directed RNA polymerase subunit beta': protein MAEETYTIFQRPKNPTDFEALRIKIASPEKIREWSYGEVKKPETINYRTFKPERDGLFCAKIFGPMKDWECICGKYKRMKHRGIVCDKCGVEVIQSKVRRYRLGHIELSTPVAHIWFLKGVPSRIGTLLDMTMRHLEKALYFESYVVIDRGDTKLKEKELLTEDEYKKKSAELGTSFKAGMGAEAIRELLRRVDLDVLSKELKNKIRDAVSIGVKKKLTKRLKVVESFKNSGNKPEWMIMDVIPVLPPDLRPLVPLEGGRFATSDLNDLYRRVINRNNRLKRLMELKAPSVIIKNEKRMLQEAVDALFDNGRRGRVLKTATKRPLKSLSDMIKGKQGRFRQNLLGKRVDYSGRSVIVVGPELKLHQCGLPKRMALELFKPLVFSRLEEKGFATTIKAAKKLVEQEQPEIWDALEEVIREHPVLLNRAPTLHRLGIQAFDPILVEGKAIKLHPLVCTAFNADFDGDQMAVHVPLSIEAQIEARVLMMAVNNILSPANGKPILVPTQDMVLGIYYLTKEKTGAKGEGKVFSGAEDVRIAYDAGVLDEHARIKVKMDGQFVDSTCGRALFSEIVPEAIPFAFVNKTLTKKELTKIIEYSYANVGKRATVVFLDNIKKLGFEYATKSGMSICMADMHIPSKKAELIREAEHEVIDVQKQYGDGLITQGERYNKVIDIWANVTEEIADEMMKELGAEDGKKFSEEDLKERRSFNSIFMMADSGARGSTAQIRQLAGMRGLMAKPSGEIIETPITANFREGLTPLQYFISTHGARKGLADTALKTANSGYLTRRLVDVAQDVIIMEEDCGTSDGIVVTSLIEGGEIIQPLEERILGRTIAEDIKDPISKEKIAGKNSAIDEELTQKIIDAGIDRAKIRSVLTCQSMFGACAACYGRDLARGGHVELGEAVGVIAAQSIGEPGTQLTMRTFHIGGAASKIVEQTVLEAKNSGTIKFININTVKNREGLLVVMNRNVNIAVVDSKGREKEKYPVVYGAKLLVGNGQKVEIGQRLVEWDPYSTPILTEVGGRIALGDIAENVTIKEEVDEMTGLSHKVIIDYPTNMRPRISIKDEHGKVTLKIPSTGNLARYLLPAGAHILVDRNQIVAPGDILAKMPRETTKTKDITGGLPRVAELFEARRPKEQAIVTEIDGMVEFKGAHKGMRVVVVKGSSESREYLIPKGKHVSVHEGDWVKAGEPLMDGAVNPHSILDILGPRELQRYLVDEVQKVYRLQGVSINDKHIEVIVRQMMKKVRIEDPGDTNLLIGEQVDRVVFQAENAKIKGKGKKPAQGKPLLLGITKASLATESFVSAASFQETTRVLTEAAINGSVDELRGLKENVIMGRVIPVGTGIAKYRNTFVKREIQQLFASAESAPPEE from the coding sequence TTGGCAGAGGAAACCTATACTATTTTTCAAAGGCCGAAAAATCCGACCGACTTTGAGGCGCTGAGAATTAAAATTGCCTCGCCTGAAAAAATAAGGGAGTGGTCTTACGGAGAGGTTAAGAAACCTGAGACGATAAACTATCGTACGTTCAAGCCTGAGCGTGACGGCCTTTTCTGTGCAAAAATCTTCGGCCCGATGAAGGACTGGGAGTGTATATGCGGAAAATACAAGAGAATGAAGCACAGGGGTATTGTATGCGATAAGTGCGGTGTTGAGGTAATACAGTCCAAGGTCAGAAGATACAGGCTCGGGCATATTGAACTTTCAACGCCGGTTGCGCACATCTGGTTCCTCAAAGGCGTGCCGAGCAGAATAGGCACATTGCTTGATATGACAATGCGGCACCTTGAAAAGGCGCTGTATTTTGAAAGCTATGTTGTGATTGACCGCGGGGATACAAAGCTTAAAGAGAAAGAACTTCTCACAGAAGACGAATATAAGAAAAAGAGCGCAGAGCTTGGGACCAGTTTCAAAGCAGGAATGGGCGCTGAAGCAATAAGGGAACTTCTCAGGAGAGTGGACCTTGATGTTCTAAGTAAAGAACTGAAGAATAAGATACGAGACGCCGTATCCATAGGCGTTAAAAAGAAACTCACCAAGAGGCTCAAGGTTGTCGAGTCTTTCAAGAATTCAGGGAACAAGCCGGAGTGGATGATAATGGATGTAATACCGGTTCTGCCGCCTGACCTCAGGCCCTTGGTGCCGCTTGAAGGCGGAAGGTTTGCGACATCAGACCTGAATGACCTTTACAGAAGGGTAATAAACAGAAACAACAGATTAAAAAGGCTGATGGAATTAAAGGCTCCAAGCGTAATCATAAAGAATGAGAAAAGGATGCTTCAGGAAGCGGTTGACGCCCTGTTTGATAATGGCAGGAGAGGCCGTGTATTGAAGACGGCAACGAAGAGGCCGTTGAAGTCTTTGAGTGACATGATAAAAGGAAAGCAGGGGCGTTTCCGCCAGAATCTTCTTGGAAAACGGGTTGACTATTCAGGCAGGTCTGTTATCGTAGTAGGCCCTGAACTTAAGCTTCACCAGTGCGGCCTTCCAAAGAGGATGGCGCTGGAACTCTTCAAACCTCTTGTGTTCAGTAGGCTTGAGGAGAAGGGTTTTGCTACCACAATAAAGGCTGCAAAAAAGCTTGTTGAACAAGAACAGCCTGAGATATGGGATGCGCTGGAAGAGGTTATAAGAGAACATCCTGTGCTTTTAAACCGCGCTCCTACCCTTCACAGGCTTGGTATACAGGCATTTGATCCTATTCTTGTTGAAGGCAAGGCAATAAAGCTTCATCCCTTGGTCTGTACAGCATTCAACGCTGATTTTGACGGTGACCAGATGGCAGTTCATGTGCCATTGTCGATAGAAGCGCAGATAGAGGCTCGGGTTCTGATGATGGCTGTTAACAATATCCTTTCGCCTGCAAACGGGAAACCGATACTTGTGCCTACGCAGGACATGGTTCTTGGAATATATTATCTGACGAAAGAGAAGACAGGCGCGAAGGGTGAGGGCAAGGTGTTTTCCGGGGCCGAGGACGTTAGAATTGCTTATGACGCAGGAGTCCTCGATGAACATGCAAGGATTAAGGTGAAGATGGACGGTCAGTTTGTTGACAGCACATGCGGAAGGGCGCTGTTCAGCGAGATAGTTCCGGAGGCAATTCCGTTTGCTTTTGTGAACAAGACGCTTACCAAGAAGGAACTCACAAAGATAATAGAATACTCCTATGCGAATGTCGGCAAGAGGGCAACTGTTGTGTTTCTTGATAATATTAAGAAACTCGGATTTGAGTATGCCACAAAGTCAGGGATGTCCATATGCATGGCGGATATGCATATACCATCCAAGAAGGCGGAACTTATAAGAGAAGCCGAGCATGAAGTTATTGACGTGCAGAAGCAGTATGGAGATGGGCTTATCACCCAGGGCGAGCGGTACAATAAGGTAATAGATATATGGGCTAATGTCACAGAAGAAATAGCCGATGAGATGATGAAGGAACTCGGCGCGGAAGACGGCAAGAAATTTTCAGAGGAAGACCTCAAGGAAAGAAGGTCATTTAACAGCATCTTTATGATGGCTGATTCAGGGGCCAGGGGAAGCACAGCGCAGATAAGGCAGCTTGCGGGCATGAGAGGCCTTATGGCGAAGCCTTCAGGCGAGATTATTGAAACGCCGATTACTGCAAACTTCAGGGAAGGCCTCACCCCGCTGCAGTACTTCATCTCTACTCATGGCGCAAGGAAAGGCCTTGCTGACACAGCTTTGAAAACAGCTAACTCAGGGTACCTTACGAGGAGGCTGGTTGATGTTGCACAGGATGTAATTATAATGGAGGAGGATTGCGGCACCAGTGACGGGATAGTTGTTACTTCCCTTATAGAGGGCGGCGAAATAATTCAGCCTCTGGAAGAAAGGATTCTGGGAAGGACCATTGCTGAAGACATAAAAGACCCGATATCAAAAGAGAAAATTGCAGGCAAGAATAGTGCGATAGATGAAGAACTGACCCAAAAAATAATAGATGCCGGAATAGACCGGGCAAAGATACGGTCTGTTCTTACCTGCCAGTCTATGTTTGGTGCTTGCGCGGCATGTTATGGAAGAGACCTTGCAAGGGGCGGGCATGTTGAACTCGGAGAAGCAGTAGGGGTCATAGCAGCCCAGTCCATAGGCGAACCGGGCACCCAGCTGACAATGAGGACGTTCCATATAGGCGGCGCAGCCTCAAAGATAGTTGAACAGACAGTGCTTGAGGCAAAGAACTCAGGTACGATTAAGTTTATAAATATAAACACAGTTAAAAACAGGGAAGGTTTGCTGGTTGTGATGAACAGAAACGTAAACATTGCTGTTGTAGATTCAAAGGGCAGGGAAAAAGAGAAATACCCTGTCGTCTATGGAGCAAAGCTTCTTGTCGGCAACGGGCAGAAGGTGGAAATCGGACAGAGGCTGGTTGAATGGGATCCTTATTCAACTCCGATACTGACAGAAGTAGGCGGAAGAATAGCCCTTGGCGATATTGCTGAGAACGTGACTATCAAGGAAGAAGTGGATGAGATGACAGGCCTTTCCCATAAGGTTATTATTGATTATCCCACCAACATGAGGCCCAGGATATCAATAAAGGATGAGCATGGCAAGGTAACGCTTAAGATTCCTTCGACAGGCAACCTTGCGCGGTATCTGCTGCCGGCAGGCGCGCATATACTCGTTGACAGAAACCAGATTGTTGCTCCGGGCGATATCCTTGCGAAGATGCCTCGTGAAACTACAAAGACAAAGGATATAACAGGCGGCCTTCCGAGGGTTGCGGAACTGTTTGAGGCCAGGCGGCCCAAAGAGCAGGCCATTGTTACGGAGATTGACGGCATGGTGGAATTCAAGGGCGCGCATAAAGGCATGAGGGTTGTTGTAGTTAAGGGAAGCAGCGAATCAAGAGAATACCTCATACCAAAGGGCAAACATGTCAGCGTTCATGAAGGAGACTGGGTCAAGGCAGGCGAGCCGTTAATGGATGGAGCGGTAAATCCGCACAGCATACTTGATATTCTGGGCCCCAGGGAACTCCAGAGATATCTTGTTGATGAGGTTCAGAAGGTTTATCGTCTGCAGGGCGTTTCTATAAACGATAAACACATTGAGGTTATTGTCAGGCAGATGATGAAGAAAGTAAGGATCGAAGACCCCGGAGACACAAACTTATTGATAGGAGAACAGGTGGACAGGGTGGTGTTCCAGGCAGAAAATGCAAAGATAAAAGGAAAAGGCAAAAAACCTGCGCAGGGCAAGCCGTTGCTTTTAGGCATAACCAAGGCGTCTCTCGCAACAGAGAGTTTTGTATCTGCAGCATCCTTTCAGGAAACCACAAGGGTTCTTACAGAGGCTGCTATAAACGGCTCTGTTGATGAACTCAGGGGACTGAAGGAAAATGTTATAATGGGTAGAGTTATTCCTGTGGGTACAGGTATAGCAAAATACCGGAACACATTTGTGAAGAGGGAAATACAGCAGTTATTTGCGTCTGCAGAATCTGCTCCTCCGGAAGAATAA